One window of Erwinia aphidicola genomic DNA carries:
- a CDS encoding helix-turn-helix transcriptional regulator, translated as MNQKEVNAKIDKIIAPLIRFWEGSKEPWIVRNNQSQFVYTNIRLRKFIGVPESFDMEGRYDGELPLAMHEFEPEFQAHDRKVEYEKDRVTSIEVHKFDDLDYLQPWYCEKLPILDEDGTPLGVIAHCRPVESVFITRLAKIKIPTSLMFTPPTELFTDKEWEIIFYTCQSFTPKMIEAAIGVSNRTVEDTLCRIYKKSGVGNKRGLIDYCIEHGFNNFIPQSIFQSSGSIMPFE; from the coding sequence ATGAATCAGAAAGAAGTTAATGCCAAAATCGATAAAATTATTGCTCCACTTATTCGCTTTTGGGAGGGAAGTAAAGAGCCTTGGATAGTAAGAAATAATCAGTCCCAATTTGTTTATACAAATATCCGTTTGCGTAAATTTATAGGCGTGCCGGAAAGTTTCGATATGGAGGGCCGTTATGATGGCGAGCTTCCTTTAGCGATGCATGAGTTTGAACCAGAATTTCAGGCACACGATCGCAAAGTTGAATATGAAAAAGACCGTGTTACTTCTATTGAAGTGCATAAGTTCGATGATTTAGATTATCTTCAACCATGGTACTGCGAAAAACTCCCAATTTTGGATGAAGATGGCACACCTTTAGGCGTCATCGCACACTGTCGCCCAGTTGAGTCTGTTTTCATTACGCGCCTGGCGAAAATAAAAATTCCTACTTCGTTGATGTTCACTCCACCCACTGAACTGTTCACCGACAAAGAGTGGGAGATCATTTTCTACACCTGTCAGTCGTTTACACCAAAAATGATCGAAGCTGCGATTGGTGTTTCCAACCGTACGGTGGAAGATACTCTGTGTCGTATCTATAAAAAATCTGGCGTGGGCAATAAACGAGGCCTGATTGATTACTGCATTGAGCACGGCTTTAATAATTTTATTCCGCAAAGTATTTTCCAAAGCAGCGGTTCAATTATGCCGTTTGAATAA
- a CDS encoding helix-turn-helix transcriptional regulator → MNIKEKDSAIERIIKPFISFWEGSNEPWWVKNSKSQFVYANKRMRDFIGLPAGYDLLGRYDGELPVPVSEFEKPFQAHDRMVEKVKDRVTSIGIQRFDGHDYLQAWYTEKVPLMDEVGNVLGVIPHCRPVEAIFITRLAKIKVPTSLVFTPPTELFTDKEWEIIFYTCQSFTPKMIEAAIGVPNRTVEDILCRIYKKSGVGNKRGLIDYCIEHGFNNFIPQSIFQSSDSIMPFEQ, encoded by the coding sequence ATGAATATCAAGGAAAAGGATTCGGCAATAGAGCGAATTATTAAGCCTTTCATCTCTTTTTGGGAAGGAAGTAATGAACCCTGGTGGGTGAAGAACAGTAAGTCTCAGTTTGTTTATGCGAATAAGAGGATGCGAGATTTCATCGGTTTACCAGCAGGGTATGATTTACTGGGCCGTTATGATGGTGAATTACCCGTCCCTGTCAGTGAATTTGAAAAACCTTTTCAGGCTCACGATCGCATGGTTGAGAAAGTCAAAGATAGAGTGACTTCTATAGGCATCCAACGTTTTGATGGTCACGATTACCTGCAAGCCTGGTATACGGAGAAAGTTCCATTAATGGATGAGGTTGGCAATGTTCTGGGGGTAATCCCTCACTGTCGTCCAGTTGAAGCCATATTTATTACTCGTCTGGCAAAGATAAAGGTCCCAACCTCCCTGGTTTTCACCCCACCTACAGAACTGTTCACCGATAAGGAGTGGGAGATTATTTTCTACACCTGTCAGTCATTTACACCGAAAATGATCGAAGCCGCTATTGGCGTTCCCAACCGTACGGTGGAGGATATCTTATGTCGTATTTATAAAAAATCTGGTGTTGGTAATAAACGAGGCCTGATTGATTACTGTATTGAGCACGGCTTTAATAATTTTATTCCGCAAAGTATTTTCCAAAGCAGTGATTCAATTATGCCATTTGAACAATAG
- a CDS encoding helix-turn-helix domain-containing protein produces the protein MTTTRPSLAARAKPLNEDWHREEIKCAIRLKGYSIASLSRAYGLAGGTLANALTRPWPKGEKIIALTLGIKPEVIWPTRYEMRRKAKVKMQKRYDGEA, from the coding sequence ATGACCACCACCCGCCCCAGCCTCGCTGCCAGAGCAAAACCGCTTAATGAAGACTGGCATCGCGAAGAGATAAAATGCGCTATACGTCTTAAAGGCTACTCTATTGCCTCGCTGTCCCGTGCATACGGTCTGGCGGGCGGCACGCTGGCGAATGCCCTAACGCGACCGTGGCCAAAAGGAGAGAAAATTATTGCGCTGACGCTGGGTATCAAGCCTGAAGTGATCTGGCCCACGCGTTATGAGATGCGCCGCAAGGCGAAGGTGAAAATGCAGAAAAGATATGATGGGGAAGCGTGA
- the hpxZ gene encoding oxalurate catabolism protein HpxZ, whose translation MKSEYIDRPGILAEVTAAFYRYEEALISNNVAVLDELFWHDERTVRLGAGENLYGIDAIREFRASRPSAGLDRQLQNTVITSYGEDFAVCSTEFTREGSERIGRQQQTWVRLPCGWRIVAAQVSLMS comes from the coding sequence ATGAAAAGTGAATATATCGATCGCCCGGGCATTCTTGCCGAGGTCACCGCCGCGTTTTACCGCTATGAAGAGGCGTTAATCAGCAACAATGTTGCGGTACTGGATGAACTGTTCTGGCATGACGAGCGTACGGTGCGCCTGGGGGCCGGGGAGAATCTGTACGGTATTGATGCCATCAGAGAGTTCCGCGCATCACGCCCGTCTGCCGGCTTAGACCGCCAGCTACAGAACACCGTAATAACCAGCTACGGCGAGGACTTTGCGGTCTGCAGCACCGAGTTTACCCGTGAAGGCAGCGAACGAATAGGTCGCCAGCAGCAGACCTGGGTCAGGTTACCCTGCGGCTGGCGGATTGTTGCAGCCCAGGTCAGCCTGATGAGCTAA
- a CDS encoding AtzE family amidohydrolase has protein sequence MNLASLSIAELKRALAAGELSARDIASQTLANIERHNPALNAWTHVTQERMLQEADRLDRLKREGQPLPALAAVPYAVKNLFDVAGHSTLAGASLFSNRTAARQDAWAVHKLAASGGLLSGMLNMDAYAYGFTTENSHYGATHNPHDLTRIAGGSSGGSAAAVAAGVVHFSLGTDTNGSIRVPASLCGIFGLKPTFGRLSRSGSHPFVASLDHIGPFARRVSDLTQVYDALQGRDAQDSFQAEKAMQPVAPLLERGMEGLRCGVLGGYFQQWCDDDARLAVAQAAKALNVNDEIVLPEAELARAAAFIITASEGGNHYLPALRHSPERFEPLSRERLLAGAMIPSAWYVQAQRFRRHFQQQVLARFAEVDVLIAPATPTSATLIGQETMRINGSDLPVRASMGMLTQPISFLGLPVTTVPLRTSSGLPIGLQLIAAPFKEEACLRAARVLEQMGIAQAAPASMES, from the coding sequence ATGAATCTGGCGTCCTTATCGATTGCAGAACTGAAACGCGCGCTGGCGGCGGGTGAGCTGAGCGCGCGCGATATCGCCAGCCAGACGCTGGCAAATATTGAGCGCCATAATCCCGCGCTGAACGCCTGGACCCACGTCACTCAGGAGCGCATGTTACAGGAGGCTGACCGCCTCGATCGTCTGAAGCGTGAAGGCCAGCCGCTGCCCGCGCTGGCTGCCGTACCCTATGCCGTGAAAAATCTGTTCGACGTGGCCGGTCACAGCACCCTGGCGGGAGCCAGCCTGTTCAGCAACCGCACGGCGGCGCGTCAGGATGCCTGGGCGGTCCACAAGCTGGCCGCCAGCGGTGGCCTGCTTTCCGGTATGCTCAATATGGATGCTTACGCCTATGGTTTTACCACCGAAAACAGCCACTACGGGGCAACCCATAACCCGCACGATCTGACGCGCATTGCCGGAGGCTCTTCCGGCGGTTCTGCCGCCGCCGTCGCTGCCGGAGTGGTCCACTTTTCTCTCGGCACCGATACCAATGGGTCGATTCGCGTGCCCGCTTCGCTGTGCGGCATCTTCGGCCTGAAACCGACCTTTGGCCGCCTGTCGCGCAGCGGCAGCCATCCTTTTGTTGCCAGCCTCGACCATATCGGCCCCTTTGCGCGCCGCGTCAGCGACCTGACGCAGGTCTACGATGCGCTTCAGGGGCGTGATGCGCAGGACAGTTTCCAGGCGGAGAAAGCCATGCAGCCAGTCGCCCCGCTGCTGGAGCGCGGGATGGAAGGCTTGCGCTGCGGCGTGCTGGGCGGCTATTTCCAGCAGTGGTGTGACGACGATGCACGGCTGGCGGTGGCTCAGGCGGCGAAAGCGCTCAACGTCAATGATGAGATAGTGCTGCCGGAAGCCGAACTGGCGCGCGCGGCGGCTTTTATTATTACGGCGTCCGAGGGCGGCAATCACTACCTGCCCGCACTGCGCCATTCGCCAGAGCGCTTCGAGCCGCTGTCGCGCGAGCGCCTGCTGGCCGGGGCGATGATCCCCTCCGCATGGTATGTGCAGGCCCAGCGCTTCCGCCGTCATTTCCAGCAGCAGGTGCTGGCACGCTTTGCCGAGGTCGATGTGCTGATCGCCCCGGCCACGCCGACCAGCGCTACGCTGATTGGTCAGGAAACCATGCGCATTAACGGCAGCGATCTGCCGGTGCGCGCCAGCATGGGGATGCTGACGCAGCCGATCTCATTCCTGGGCCTGCCCGTCACCACCGTACCACTGCGCACTTCCTCGGGGCTGCCAATCGGATTACAGTTGATCGCAGCCCCCTTTAAAGAGGAAGCCTGCCTGCGAGCTGCACGCGTGCTTGAGCAGATGGGCATTGCGCAGGCCGCGCCTGCCAGCATGGAGTCATAA
- the hpxX gene encoding oxalurate catabolism protein HpxX → MKQDTPDWAAYVAQMEQVLALELDETRRAELLTQFSRIAAMAAPLMAFPLDDRLEVAGVYKA, encoded by the coding sequence ATGAAACAAGACACACCCGACTGGGCAGCCTACGTGGCACAGATGGAGCAGGTGCTGGCGCTGGAGCTGGACGAGACTCGCCGCGCCGAACTGCTGACTCAGTTTAGCCGCATTGCCGCGATGGCGGCGCCGCTGATGGCGTTCCCGCTCGACGATCGCCTTGAAGTGGCGGGGGTATATAAAGCATGA